The following nucleotide sequence is from Cryptosporangium aurantiacum.
CGGTCGGCCGGCTACACCTCGGCGTGGGTCACCCAGGGCCCCCGGGACGTCGGGCTGATCGCCTGGGGGGCGGCCGACGACCTGCCGGAGCTCGCGGCGATCCTGGGAAACTGCCTGCCCGGATCGGTGACCGTCTCACCACTGATCCACGGCTTCGAGGACGTCGCCACCGCGTACCGATTGACGGCGCTCGCCCTTCGGACGCTGCCCTCCGGCTACCAGGGCATCACCCAGGTCACCGACCGGCTCCCGCACACGATGATCGCCGCGGTGCCGGAGGTCTCCGACGTCCTGGTTCGGCACACGCTCGGCGGCCTGCTCACGGTGCGCGCCGGGGAACTCGAGGTCTACCTCGCCACGCTCGAGGCGCTGGTGGACGCCGACGGCTCGTTCGCCGCTGCGGCCCGCAAGCTGTACTGCCACCGCAACACCGTGCTCAAGCGTGCGCACCGCATCGAGGCGTTGACCGGCAGACGGCTGACCAGCACCCGCGCGCTGCTGGAGCTGTATCTCGCGGTGCTGGCCGTCCGGATGGACGCCACCGGCCGGTTCGCCACCTCCGGCCCGATCAGCTGACCGCAGCGCCTCACCGGGCGCAGCCCGGCTCCCGAATCGATTGAGACGACAACGGCTGGGTACCACCCCCGGGGACGGCGCCGGCGTGGCTCCGACGCCCCGACCACCGAGGAGCACGCACACCGATGACCAATTCCCCCACCGCCAGCCCCGCGCCGACCGATCCGGACACCATCCGTGCCGAGATCGACGAGACCCGCGCCGACCTCGGCGCCACCGTCGACGCGCTCGCCGCGAAGACCGACATCCGCGGCCGCGTCCAGGCCCGCCTCGCCGACACCCGTGTCCAAGCCCGGCAGGCAACCGCGCGCGCCACGATCACCGCACGCGGCAAAGCCGGACCAGCCCTCGAACACACCCGCGTCTACACCGCCAAGGCCAGGCAGGCAGCCACAAACACCAGCCCCCGCACCCGGGCGATCTCCGCGGCGAGCGCTGCCGCCGTCCTCGTACTGGTCCTGGTCGGTGTCCGCCGTCGGCGGCGCGCGGTACGCACCCCCTGGTACCGGCGCTGAGGTTCCACGCATGCTGCCCCGGACAGGCGGGCGACCAGGGCGCCCGCCCGACCGGGTGCACTACGGTTGATCGGCGATGCCATGCCGGACCTTCTCGGCGGGCTCAGCGATTCCGCTCACGGAGGGCCGTGCCGCGGATGTGCGGCGCGTAGGGCGTGGCCAGACCGGTGGCCGGGAAACGGAATCGGTCCATCTTCTCGATGCGGAAACCCGCGGCCGCGATGGCGGTAGCGGTGTCCCGGCTGGTGTGGCAGCCGCCCATGAGCCGCGGTCCGAGGGTGGCGTCGGTGAGGCGCTGGATGCGCAGCAGCCGCCGGCCGTGGCGCGCGGCGACGTGCTCGAGGAACCGCAGCCGGCCGCCGGGCCGCAGCACGCGGTGAATCTCGGACAACGCCGTGGCCTGGTCGGGAACGGTGCAGAGGACCAGCGACGCCACGGCGACGTCGAACGTGTTGTCGTCGGCGGGAAGTGCTTCTGCGCTGCCGTCGAGAACCGTGATCGGTACCGAGGCGCTGGAGGCGGCTTTTTGTGCGGTGGCGCGCAGGCGGGGCTCGGGTTCGACGGCGATGACCTCCGTGACGGTGCCGGGGTAGTGCGCGAAGTTCAGGCCGTTGCCCGCGCCGACTTCGATCACTCGTCCGTGGAGGCCGGCCAGCAGGTCGCGGCGGTGCTCGGCGTAACCGGAGCGTTCGACCGCTGCGCTGTAGCGTTCGTAGAGGCGGGCGAAGATCGGATGTGACGTCGTCGTCATCGGTGCTCTCTCCGCGGTGCAGGTGTTTGTGGACCTCGCGTTGATGGAACGGCGACTCCATGGTGGAGGTCCTGTTCAACCCCGGTCGCCCGAGCCCGCGGTGGCGCGCAGCAACCGTCCGCGCATCCCTCGTCCGCGCATCCCTCGTCCGCGCATCCCTCGTCCGGCGTAGCCTGCGCCGTGCCGCTGCCGGCGCTGAGCGCACCGGCCGGGCCGCAGCAGGCGTCGCCGCGCCAGGCCTCCCGGCCTTCCTTGACCGCGACTGCGGCGATGACCAAGGCAGCGACCGGGTCGGCCCACCACCAGCCGAACGCCGAGTTCACCGCCAGCCCGACCAGCAGCACGCCGGAGAGGTACGTGCACAGCAGCGTCTGCTTGGAGTCCGCGACCGCCGACGCCGATCCCAACTCGCGGCCCGCCCGGCGTTGCGCTGCGGAGAGCACGGGCATGACCGCCAGCGACACCGCCGCCAGCACCAGCCCGACCGCGGAATGGTCCGCCCGCTCCCCGCTGACCAGCGCGCGCACCGACTCCACGGCGACGTAGGCGGCCAGGCCGAAGAACGACACCGCGATGATCCGCAGCGCCACCTTCTCCCGCGTCTCCGGATCCGGACCGGCGAACTGCCAGGCCACCGCCGCGGCCGAGGACACCTCGATCACCGAGTCCAAGCCGAAGCCGATCAACGCGGTGGAGGAAGCGAGGCTGCCCGCGGTGATCGCGATGACCGCCTCGATCACGTTGTAGGTGATCGTCGCAGCCACCAGCAGCCGGACCCGCCGCGCGAGCACGGCCCGTCGGACGGGTGAGGGTCCCAGACTCACCAAGGGCAGCGACATCAACAGCAGCCCTTCTCCGCCGAGTCGGGGCACGCGGCCGGATCCACCGCCAGCACCAGCCCCAGCAGATCCCCCAGCGCGTGCCGCAGGCGGGCATCGGCCAGCTCGTACCGGGAGCGACGCCCCTCCGGCACCGCGACCACCAGCCCGCACCCACGCAGACACGCGAGGTGGTTGGACAGCTTCTGCCTGCTGACCCCGAGCAGGTCGGCGAGCTCGGCCGGGTAACCGGGAGCCTCCCGGAGTGCCAGCAGCAACCGCGCGCGCGTCGGGTCGGACAGCGCGTGGCCGAAGCGGGCCAAGACCGCGCCGTGCGTCAACGTCTCCATGGACCAGAACAGTACAGAGAAGGCTGAATAAACGAAACGCTGTACCGTCGCCGGGTGGGTGAAACTCGCGGCTCACCAGCCTTGCATTCGGTACCTGGGTACAGGCTTACCGTCGAGTGGACGGCGCCGCGCCGGTGCCGGAACCCGCCGCTCGAAGGAGCCTGCGATGTCGTTCGATGTCCCCGATGCGTGCACACTGCCCGCGGCCGAACACCCCGGGCGGCTAGCCGAGTTCGACGACCTGTTCGCCACGGCCCTGCGGCGGGTCGAGCCGGTCAGCGCCACCCACGCACGGCTGCATCTGACCGGCCCGGCCGGGTTAGCGGCGACGGTGCGGGATCTGGCTGCGCGGGAGTCGGCGTGCTGCTCGTTCTTCACCTTCGTCATCACCCCGCAGCCGGCGACCGACGGCGAGGGCGTGCTCGTGGACGTCGAGGTACCGGCGGCCCACGCCGACGTGCTCGCTTCCTTGGCTCAGCGCGCGGGCGCCGTCTCCGCGGGTGCGACGCCGTGACCGCCGGGCTGCGTACCGGTGAGGTCGCCGAACGGGCCGGGGTCAACATCCAGACCCTGCGCTACTACGAGCGGCGCGGGCTGCTGGCCGAACCGCGCCGCTCCAACGGCGGCCACCGCCTTTACCCCGCCGACACCGTCGCCCTGCTCCACGTCATCAAGGCCGCGCAGCGCCTCGGGTTCACCCTTGACGAGGTAGCCGAACTCCTCGACGCCGGCCGGCGCCGCCACCCCACCGCGGACCTGCGGCAGCGGGCCATCGACAAGATCGCCGAGATCGACCAGAAGATCGCCGACCTCGCCACCATTCGCACCTCGCTCACCGAGGTCGTCAACGCCCGCTGCGACAGCCTCACCCACTGCACCTGCGCCGACTGCCCGATCCCGTTCCTCACCATCGGCACCGCCGAGCACCCCTCCGGAGACCCGGCATGAGTCAGCCGCTGCCCACGCCCACCCGAGCTCGGCACCAGGAACCGGTGATCCAGAACGCGCCGCCGCGACACAGCATCGTCACCGGCGGCCTGGCCGCAGCAGCGTGCGCGGCCTGCTGCGCGCTACCGGTACTCATCGGGGCCGGCGCACTCACCGGAGCCGGCGCGGCGATCGTCGAGCAGACCCTGCTCGCGATCGCCGCCGTCCTCGCGACCGCGGCGCTGGGCATGTGGTGGCTGCACCGGCGCCGCTCCGCAGCCACCGGCGCCGGTTGCGGGTGCGGGTGCGGCGCCGACTCCGAGAAAGCCGCAGCGTCGGGCCGGCCTACGTGCGGGCCGGGACCGGCGTAAGGACGACCGTCACGAGCGCAGCGGCCAGCGCCACGATCGCGCCGGTCGTGAAGCCCCGGGAGAAGCCGGCCGCGCTGGTGCCTGCGATGCCGGCTGCCGCCACACTGGACACGACGGCCGCGCCGAGGGACGCGCCGAACTCGTGGAAGGTGCTGACGATGCCGGAGGCGAGCCCGGCTTCCTGCGGCGCGACCTGCCCGAGCGCGGTCGCCGACGCCACCACGAAGAGCGAGCCGGTCCCGGCGGCGGCGACGCCGACCCCGACCACCAGGGCCGTGGTGCCCTCCCACAGGGCCGGAACGGCCATGCCCGCGGCGGCGACGAGCAGACCCGCCACGCCCAGCACGCGCGGCCCGATCCGCCCGAGGACACGGCCCGACGCGTCCGCCCCGACCATCGTGGCGATCGCGACGGGCAGGAACAGCAGGCCGGTCGTCAGGGGCCCGTAGCCGCGGTAGTCCTGCAGGTAGAACGTGCCGAGGAAGAACACCATGATCATCAGCGCGGTCGCCACGAGAATGAGCAGCGTTCCGGTCGCGACCGGCCGCCGGATCAACAGCCGCAGATCCATCAGCGGGTGGGCGGCGGTGCGCTGGCGAACCACGAACGCGGCGTAGAGCACGACGGCGACGCCCACGAGTGCCGCCGTGGTCGCGGTGAGCCAGCCGTGGTCGCCGGCCCGGATGAGCGCGTAGATCAGGACGCCGGTCGCTGCGGTGACCAGGGCAGCGCCGAGCACATCCAGGCGTCCCCGCTCTGGCGCGGAGGGTTCGGCGGGCAGCTGCAGACGCAGCGCCAGCAGCAGGGCGAGGCCGACGGGAACGTTGACGTAGAACACCCAGGGCCAGCCAGGTCCGGCGGTGAGTAGTCCGCCGAGAAGAACACCGAGGGCGGCTCCGCCGCCGCCGAGCGCCGACCAGATCCCGAGCGCCTTGTTGCGCTCCTCCCCGTCGAAGATCGTGACGACGAGCGAGAGTGCCGCCGGCGAGAGCAGCGCGGCGGCCAGGCCCTGGGCGACGCGGCCACCGAGCAGCATCGGGCCGGAGGTCGCCAGCCCGGCGACGAGGGACGCCGCGGCGAAGAGCAGCAGCCCGGCCAGGACCAGACGACGGGCGCCGAAAAGGTCAGCGGCGCGGCCACCGAGCAGGAGGAGACCGCCGAACGTGAGCGTGTAGCCGCTCACCACCCAGGTCAGGGTTTCGCGTTCCAGGCCCAGGTCAGCGCCGATGTGGGGCAGCGCGATCGCGACCACGGTCACGTCCAGGATCAGCATGAGTTGGGCGATGCCGACCATCCAGAGAATGCGCCAGCGTCGCGGATCGGGTGTGCGGGTGGGGCTGGTGGAGGTGAAGGGGTCAGCCACGGCGTTACGCCTCCCAGACGCTAAGTCGTACATCGATGCTTGAGTTAATGGCGCTACTGTAGCTCGTACATCGCTGCTCGACTTACGGAGATTCATGGCCCGCGCAGAGGTCACACCCGCCCGTCGGGCTGACGCCCGGCAGAACATCGAGAAGATCCTGGGCGCCGCAGTGGCCTGCCTCGGGCGCAAGCCGGATGCCAGCGTCAACGAGATCGCCCAGGCAGCCGGCGTGGGACGGATGACCCTCTACGGCCACTTCGCCACCCGGGAGGCGCTCGTCGAGGCGGCGCTCCGCAGAGTGCTGGAGGACGGTGACGCCGTCCTCGAAGACTTGGACCTCGACGGCGATCCACCCGCGGCGCTGCGAGCGCTCATCGAGTCGAGCTGGCTATTGATCGCCCAGGCGAGCGCCGTCCTCGAGGCCGCGCAGGCCACCTTGCCGCCCGAGCGGATTCGCGAACTCCATGCCAAGCCGGAGCTGCGCGTGCACGACCTCATCCGCCGCGGCCAGGCCGAGGGCGCGTTCCGCGACGACCTTCCGGTCGAGTGGCTGGCCGGCGTCCTCTTCCACCTGATGAAGGGGGCAGCAGCCGACGTCGTCCGCAATCGCCTCGACCCGGCGGACGCACCGCGCTACCTCGCCGAAACCGTCCTCGCCGCATACGCGGGCCCGCGGGCCGGCGTCTGACC
It contains:
- a CDS encoding DUF3618 domain-containing protein, whose product is MTNSPTASPAPTDPDTIRAEIDETRADLGATVDALAAKTDIRGRVQARLADTRVQARQATARATITARGKAGPALEHTRVYTAKARQAATNTSPRTRAISAASAAAVLVLVLVGVRRRRRAVRTPWYRR
- a CDS encoding class I SAM-dependent methyltransferase; protein product: MTTTSHPIFARLYERYSAAVERSGYAEHRRDLLAGLHGRVIEVGAGNGLNFAHYPGTVTEVIAVEPEPRLRATAQKAASSASVPITVLDGSAEALPADDNTFDVAVASLVLCTVPDQATALSEIHRVLRPGGRLRFLEHVAARHGRRLLRIQRLTDATLGPRLMGGCHTSRDTATAIAAAGFRIEKMDRFRFPATGLATPYAPHIRGTALRERNR
- a CDS encoding cation transporter; translated protein: MSLPLVSLGPSPVRRAVLARRVRLLVAATITYNVIEAVIAITAGSLASSTALIGFGLDSVIEVSSAAAVAWQFAGPDPETREKVALRIIAVSFFGLAAYVAVESVRALVSGERADHSAVGLVLAAVSLAVMPVLSAAQRRAGRELGSASAVADSKQTLLCTYLSGVLLVGLAVNSAFGWWWADPVAALVIAAVAVKEGREAWRGDACCGPAGALSAGSGTAQATPDEGCADEGCADEGCADGCCAPPRARATGVEQDLHHGVAVPSTRGPQTPAPRREHR
- a CDS encoding ArsR/SmtB family transcription factor, giving the protein METLTHGAVLARFGHALSDPTRARLLLALREAPGYPAELADLLGVSRQKLSNHLACLRGCGLVVAVPEGRRSRYELADARLRHALGDLLGLVLAVDPAACPDSAEKGCC
- a CDS encoding MerR family transcriptional regulator; protein product: MTAGLRTGEVAERAGVNIQTLRYYERRGLLAEPRRSNGGHRLYPADTVALLHVIKAAQRLGFTLDEVAELLDAGRRRHPTADLRQRAIDKIAEIDQKIADLATIRTSLTEVVNARCDSLTHCTCADCPIPFLTIGTAEHPSGDPA
- a CDS encoding MFS transporter, translating into MVGIAQLMLILDVTVVAIALPHIGADLGLERETLTWVVSGYTLTFGGLLLLGGRAADLFGARRLVLAGLLLFAAASLVAGLATSGPMLLGGRVAQGLAAALLSPAALSLVVTIFDGEERNKALGIWSALGGGGAALGVLLGGLLTAGPGWPWVFYVNVPVGLALLLALRLQLPAEPSAPERGRLDVLGAALVTAATGVLIYALIRAGDHGWLTATTAALVGVAVVLYAAFVVRQRTAAHPLMDLRLLIRRPVATGTLLILVATALMIMVFFLGTFYLQDYRGYGPLTTGLLFLPVAIATMVGADASGRVLGRIGPRVLGVAGLLVAAAGMAVPALWEGTTALVVGVGVAAAGTGSLFVVASATALGQVAPQEAGLASGIVSTFHEFGASLGAAVVSSVAAAGIAGTSAAGFSRGFTTGAIVALAAALVTVVLTPVPART
- a CDS encoding TetR/AcrR family transcriptional regulator; translation: MARAEVTPARRADARQNIEKILGAAVACLGRKPDASVNEIAQAAGVGRMTLYGHFATREALVEAALRRVLEDGDAVLEDLDLDGDPPAALRALIESSWLLIAQASAVLEAAQATLPPERIRELHAKPELRVHDLIRRGQAEGAFRDDLPVEWLAGVLFHLMKGAAADVVRNRLDPADAPRYLAETVLAAYAGPRAGV